From the genome of Glycine max cultivar Williams 82 chromosome 2, Glycine_max_v4.0, whole genome shotgun sequence, one region includes:
- the LOC100305443 gene encoding serine/threonine protein kinase-like protein isoform X3, whose product MGLGAENGKVVESWDVCKSKGRKKKKGDEGGEAEAGCWVRLRFIGSCISSRSKVDTSVSGSGTSTHYAESKSTNDTSRDQPTAPAVSSTTTSNAESNSSSTSKLEEELKIASRLRKFSFNELKLATRNFRPESFLGEGGFGCVFKGWIEENGTAPVKPGTGLTVAVKTLNHDGLQGHKEWLAEVNFLGDLVHPNLVKLVGYCIEEDQRLLVYEFMPRGSLENHLFRRSIPLPWSIRMKIALGAAKGLAFLHEEAERPVIYRDFKTSNILLDAVSVKNYNKIAFPPFYQSNIVPIQEYNAKLSDFGLAKDGPEGDKTHVSTRVMGTYGYAAPEYVMTGHLTSKSDVYSFGVVLLEMLTGRRSMDKHRPNGEHNLVEWARPHLGERRRFYRLIDPRLEGHFSVKGAQKAALLAAHCLSRDPKARPLMSEVVEALKPLPNLKDMASSSYYFQAMQADRIGASPNTRNGRMQGALLTRNGQQQRSLSIPNGTYASPYHHQFPQPSPKPNGKA is encoded by the exons ATGGGGTTGGGTGCTGAGAATGGCAAGGTGGTGGAGTCTTGGGATGTGTGTAAATCAAaggggaggaagaagaagaagggggaTGAAGGGGGTGAGGCTGAGGCTGGGTGTTGGGTTAGGTTGAGGTTCATTGGGAGCTGCATTTCTTCAAGATCCAAGGTTGATACCTCAGTCAGTGGCAGTGGCACCAGTACTCATTATG CTGAAAGTAAATCAACTAATGATACTAGTAGAGACCAACCAACAGCCCCAGCAGTCTCTTCTACAACCACTAGTAATGCTGAAAGCAATTCATCATCCACTTCCAAGCTTGAAGAAGAGCTTAAAATTGCTTCCAGGCTGCGAAAGTTCTCTTTCAATGAACTCAAGTTAGCAACAAGAAATTTCCGACCTGAAAGTTTTCTTGGTGAAGGTGGGTTTGGTTGTGTTTTCAAGGGGTGGATTGAAGAAAATGGAACTGCTCCAGTGAAACCTGGCACAGGACTTACGGTTGCTGTAAAAACCCTAAACCATGATGGGCTCCAGGGTCATAAAGAATGGCTG GCTGAAGTGAATTTTCTTGGTGACCTAGTTCATCCAAACCTTGTTAAACTTGTAGGTTACTGCATTGAAGAGGATCAAAGGTTGCTAGTGTATGAGTTCATGCCTCGGGGTAGCCTGGAAAACCACTTATTTAGGA GATCCATTCCTCTTCCATGGTCCATTAGAATGAAAATTGCACTAGGAGCTGCTAAGGGTCTTGCTTTTCTTCATGAAGAAGCTGAACGACCAGTAATATATAGGGATTTTAAAACTTCAAACATATTACTGGATGCAGTAAGTGTCAAAAACTACAATAAGATTGCATTTCCCCCTTTTTATCAGTCTAATATTGTACCGATTCAGGAGTACAATGCCAAGCTCTCAGATTTTGGTCTTGCCAAAGATGGTCCAGAAGGTGATAAAACCCATGTGTCTACTCGAGTGATGGGAACCTATGGTTATGCAGCACCAGAATATGTCATGACGG GTCATCTTACATCAAAAAGTGATGTGTACAGTTTCGGAGTGGTACTACTTGAGATGTTGACCGGCAGAAGATCCATGGACAAACACCGACCCAACGGTGAGCATAACCTTGTGGAATGGGCTCGGCCACATCTAGGAGAGAGAAGAAGGTTCTACAGGTTGATAGACCCTCGCTTGGAAGGCCATTTTTCGGTAAAAGGAGCTCAGAAAGCTGCCCTACTGGCTGCTCACTGCCTTAGTAGAGATCCAAAAGCCAGACCCCTAATGAGTGAAGTTGTGGAAGCTTTAAAGCCTTTGCCAAACCTCAAGGACATGGCAAGCTCTTCATATTATTTCCAGGCAATGCAAGCTGACCGCATTGGAGCGAGCCCAAACACAAGAAATGGGCGAATGCAAGGAGCGTTGCTCACCCGCAATGGACAGCAGCAAAGGAGCCTTTCAATACCAAATGGTACTTATGCATCTCCATATCACCATCAGTTTCCCCAACCATCACCAAAACCCAATGGCAAAGCATAG
- the LOC100305443 gene encoding serine/threonine protein kinase-like protein isoform X1: protein MGLGAENGKVVESWDVCKSKGRKKKKGDEGGEAEAGCWVRLRFIGSCISSRSKVDTSVSGSGTSTHYAESKSTNDTSRDQPTAPAVSSTTTSNAESNSSSTSKLEEELKIASRLRKFSFNELKLATRNFRPESFLGEGGFGCVFKGWIEENGTAPVKPGTGLTVAVKTLNHDGLQGHKEWLVCIFSKVLLFFYCQLLKSIFLMIFRVCIMWQAEVNFLGDLVHPNLVKLVGYCIEEDQRLLVYEFMPRGSLENHLFRRSIPLPWSIRMKIALGAAKGLAFLHEEAERPVIYRDFKTSNILLDAVSVKNYNKIAFPPFYQSNIVPIQEYNAKLSDFGLAKDGPEGDKTHVSTRVMGTYGYAAPEYVMTGHLTSKSDVYSFGVVLLEMLTGRRSMDKHRPNGEHNLVEWARPHLGERRRFYRLIDPRLEGHFSVKGAQKAALLAAHCLSRDPKARPLMSEVVEALKPLPNLKDMASSSYYFQAMQADRIGASPNTRNGRMQGALLTRNGQQQRSLSIPNGTYASPYHHQFPQPSPKPNGKA, encoded by the exons ATGGGGTTGGGTGCTGAGAATGGCAAGGTGGTGGAGTCTTGGGATGTGTGTAAATCAAaggggaggaagaagaagaagggggaTGAAGGGGGTGAGGCTGAGGCTGGGTGTTGGGTTAGGTTGAGGTTCATTGGGAGCTGCATTTCTTCAAGATCCAAGGTTGATACCTCAGTCAGTGGCAGTGGCACCAGTACTCATTATG CTGAAAGTAAATCAACTAATGATACTAGTAGAGACCAACCAACAGCCCCAGCAGTCTCTTCTACAACCACTAGTAATGCTGAAAGCAATTCATCATCCACTTCCAAGCTTGAAGAAGAGCTTAAAATTGCTTCCAGGCTGCGAAAGTTCTCTTTCAATGAACTCAAGTTAGCAACAAGAAATTTCCGACCTGAAAGTTTTCTTGGTGAAGGTGGGTTTGGTTGTGTTTTCAAGGGGTGGATTGAAGAAAATGGAACTGCTCCAGTGAAACCTGGCACAGGACTTACGGTTGCTGTAAAAACCCTAAACCATGATGGGCTCCAGGGTCATAAAGAATGGCTGGTTTGTATATTTTCAAAAGTCCTTCTTTTCTTCTATTGTCAACTACTgaaatctatatttttaatgatcTTTCGTGTTTGTATCATGTGGCAGGCTGAAGTGAATTTTCTTGGTGACCTAGTTCATCCAAACCTTGTTAAACTTGTAGGTTACTGCATTGAAGAGGATCAAAGGTTGCTAGTGTATGAGTTCATGCCTCGGGGTAGCCTGGAAAACCACTTATTTAGGA GATCCATTCCTCTTCCATGGTCCATTAGAATGAAAATTGCACTAGGAGCTGCTAAGGGTCTTGCTTTTCTTCATGAAGAAGCTGAACGACCAGTAATATATAGGGATTTTAAAACTTCAAACATATTACTGGATGCAGTAAGTGTCAAAAACTACAATAAGATTGCATTTCCCCCTTTTTATCAGTCTAATATTGTACCGATTCAGGAGTACAATGCCAAGCTCTCAGATTTTGGTCTTGCCAAAGATGGTCCAGAAGGTGATAAAACCCATGTGTCTACTCGAGTGATGGGAACCTATGGTTATGCAGCACCAGAATATGTCATGACGG GTCATCTTACATCAAAAAGTGATGTGTACAGTTTCGGAGTGGTACTACTTGAGATGTTGACCGGCAGAAGATCCATGGACAAACACCGACCCAACGGTGAGCATAACCTTGTGGAATGGGCTCGGCCACATCTAGGAGAGAGAAGAAGGTTCTACAGGTTGATAGACCCTCGCTTGGAAGGCCATTTTTCGGTAAAAGGAGCTCAGAAAGCTGCCCTACTGGCTGCTCACTGCCTTAGTAGAGATCCAAAAGCCAGACCCCTAATGAGTGAAGTTGTGGAAGCTTTAAAGCCTTTGCCAAACCTCAAGGACATGGCAAGCTCTTCATATTATTTCCAGGCAATGCAAGCTGACCGCATTGGAGCGAGCCCAAACACAAGAAATGGGCGAATGCAAGGAGCGTTGCTCACCCGCAATGGACAGCAGCAAAGGAGCCTTTCAATACCAAATGGTACTTATGCATCTCCATATCACCATCAGTTTCCCCAACCATCACCAAAACCCAATGGCAAAGCATAG
- the LOC100305443 gene encoding serine/threonine protein kinase-like protein isoform X4, which translates to MGLGAENGKVVESWDVCKSKGRKKKKGDEGGEAEAGCWVRLRFIGSCISSRSKVDTSVSGSGTSTHYAESKSTNDTSRDQPTAPAVSSTTTSNAESNSSSTSKLEEELKIASRLRKFSFNELKLATRNFRPESFLGEGGFGCVFKGWIEENGTAPVKPGTGLTVAVKTLNHDGLQGHKEWLAEVNFLGDLVHPNLVKLVGYCIEEDQRLLVYEFMPRGSLENHLFRRSIPLPWSIRMKIALGAAKGLAFLHEEAERPVIYRDFKTSNILLDAEYNAKLSDFGLAKDGPEGDKTHVSTRVMGTYGYAAPEYVMTGHLTSKSDVYSFGVVLLEMLTGRRSMDKHRPNGEHNLVEWARPHLGERRRFYRLIDPRLEGHFSVKGAQKAALLAAHCLSRDPKARPLMSEVVEALKPLPNLKDMASSSYYFQAMQADRIGASPNTRNGRMQGALLTRNGQQQRSLSIPNGTYASPYHHQFPQPSPKPNGKA; encoded by the exons ATGGGGTTGGGTGCTGAGAATGGCAAGGTGGTGGAGTCTTGGGATGTGTGTAAATCAAaggggaggaagaagaagaagggggaTGAAGGGGGTGAGGCTGAGGCTGGGTGTTGGGTTAGGTTGAGGTTCATTGGGAGCTGCATTTCTTCAAGATCCAAGGTTGATACCTCAGTCAGTGGCAGTGGCACCAGTACTCATTATG CTGAAAGTAAATCAACTAATGATACTAGTAGAGACCAACCAACAGCCCCAGCAGTCTCTTCTACAACCACTAGTAATGCTGAAAGCAATTCATCATCCACTTCCAAGCTTGAAGAAGAGCTTAAAATTGCTTCCAGGCTGCGAAAGTTCTCTTTCAATGAACTCAAGTTAGCAACAAGAAATTTCCGACCTGAAAGTTTTCTTGGTGAAGGTGGGTTTGGTTGTGTTTTCAAGGGGTGGATTGAAGAAAATGGAACTGCTCCAGTGAAACCTGGCACAGGACTTACGGTTGCTGTAAAAACCCTAAACCATGATGGGCTCCAGGGTCATAAAGAATGGCTG GCTGAAGTGAATTTTCTTGGTGACCTAGTTCATCCAAACCTTGTTAAACTTGTAGGTTACTGCATTGAAGAGGATCAAAGGTTGCTAGTGTATGAGTTCATGCCTCGGGGTAGCCTGGAAAACCACTTATTTAGGA GATCCATTCCTCTTCCATGGTCCATTAGAATGAAAATTGCACTAGGAGCTGCTAAGGGTCTTGCTTTTCTTCATGAAGAAGCTGAACGACCAGTAATATATAGGGATTTTAAAACTTCAAACATATTACTGGATGCA GAGTACAATGCCAAGCTCTCAGATTTTGGTCTTGCCAAAGATGGTCCAGAAGGTGATAAAACCCATGTGTCTACTCGAGTGATGGGAACCTATGGTTATGCAGCACCAGAATATGTCATGACGG GTCATCTTACATCAAAAAGTGATGTGTACAGTTTCGGAGTGGTACTACTTGAGATGTTGACCGGCAGAAGATCCATGGACAAACACCGACCCAACGGTGAGCATAACCTTGTGGAATGGGCTCGGCCACATCTAGGAGAGAGAAGAAGGTTCTACAGGTTGATAGACCCTCGCTTGGAAGGCCATTTTTCGGTAAAAGGAGCTCAGAAAGCTGCCCTACTGGCTGCTCACTGCCTTAGTAGAGATCCAAAAGCCAGACCCCTAATGAGTGAAGTTGTGGAAGCTTTAAAGCCTTTGCCAAACCTCAAGGACATGGCAAGCTCTTCATATTATTTCCAGGCAATGCAAGCTGACCGCATTGGAGCGAGCCCAAACACAAGAAATGGGCGAATGCAAGGAGCGTTGCTCACCCGCAATGGACAGCAGCAAAGGAGCCTTTCAATACCAAATGGTACTTATGCATCTCCATATCACCATCAGTTTCCCCAACCATCACCAAAACCCAATGGCAAAGCATAG
- the LOC100305443 gene encoding serine/threonine protein kinase-like protein isoform X2 has protein sequence MGLGAENGKVVESWDVCKSKGRKKKKGDEGGEAEAGCWVRLRFIGSCISSRSKVDTSVSGSGTSTHYAESKSTNDTSRDQPTAPAVSSTTTSNAESNSSSTSKLEEELKIASRLRKFSFNELKLATRNFRPESFLGEGGFGCVFKGWIEENGTAPVKPGTGLTVAVKTLNHDGLQGHKEWLVCIFSKVLLFFYCQLLKSIFLMIFRVCIMWQAEVNFLGDLVHPNLVKLVGYCIEEDQRLLVYEFMPRGSLENHLFRRSIPLPWSIRMKIALGAAKGLAFLHEEAERPVIYRDFKTSNILLDAEYNAKLSDFGLAKDGPEGDKTHVSTRVMGTYGYAAPEYVMTGHLTSKSDVYSFGVVLLEMLTGRRSMDKHRPNGEHNLVEWARPHLGERRRFYRLIDPRLEGHFSVKGAQKAALLAAHCLSRDPKARPLMSEVVEALKPLPNLKDMASSSYYFQAMQADRIGASPNTRNGRMQGALLTRNGQQQRSLSIPNGTYASPYHHQFPQPSPKPNGKA, from the exons ATGGGGTTGGGTGCTGAGAATGGCAAGGTGGTGGAGTCTTGGGATGTGTGTAAATCAAaggggaggaagaagaagaagggggaTGAAGGGGGTGAGGCTGAGGCTGGGTGTTGGGTTAGGTTGAGGTTCATTGGGAGCTGCATTTCTTCAAGATCCAAGGTTGATACCTCAGTCAGTGGCAGTGGCACCAGTACTCATTATG CTGAAAGTAAATCAACTAATGATACTAGTAGAGACCAACCAACAGCCCCAGCAGTCTCTTCTACAACCACTAGTAATGCTGAAAGCAATTCATCATCCACTTCCAAGCTTGAAGAAGAGCTTAAAATTGCTTCCAGGCTGCGAAAGTTCTCTTTCAATGAACTCAAGTTAGCAACAAGAAATTTCCGACCTGAAAGTTTTCTTGGTGAAGGTGGGTTTGGTTGTGTTTTCAAGGGGTGGATTGAAGAAAATGGAACTGCTCCAGTGAAACCTGGCACAGGACTTACGGTTGCTGTAAAAACCCTAAACCATGATGGGCTCCAGGGTCATAAAGAATGGCTGGTTTGTATATTTTCAAAAGTCCTTCTTTTCTTCTATTGTCAACTACTgaaatctatatttttaatgatcTTTCGTGTTTGTATCATGTGGCAGGCTGAAGTGAATTTTCTTGGTGACCTAGTTCATCCAAACCTTGTTAAACTTGTAGGTTACTGCATTGAAGAGGATCAAAGGTTGCTAGTGTATGAGTTCATGCCTCGGGGTAGCCTGGAAAACCACTTATTTAGGA GATCCATTCCTCTTCCATGGTCCATTAGAATGAAAATTGCACTAGGAGCTGCTAAGGGTCTTGCTTTTCTTCATGAAGAAGCTGAACGACCAGTAATATATAGGGATTTTAAAACTTCAAACATATTACTGGATGCA GAGTACAATGCCAAGCTCTCAGATTTTGGTCTTGCCAAAGATGGTCCAGAAGGTGATAAAACCCATGTGTCTACTCGAGTGATGGGAACCTATGGTTATGCAGCACCAGAATATGTCATGACGG GTCATCTTACATCAAAAAGTGATGTGTACAGTTTCGGAGTGGTACTACTTGAGATGTTGACCGGCAGAAGATCCATGGACAAACACCGACCCAACGGTGAGCATAACCTTGTGGAATGGGCTCGGCCACATCTAGGAGAGAGAAGAAGGTTCTACAGGTTGATAGACCCTCGCTTGGAAGGCCATTTTTCGGTAAAAGGAGCTCAGAAAGCTGCCCTACTGGCTGCTCACTGCCTTAGTAGAGATCCAAAAGCCAGACCCCTAATGAGTGAAGTTGTGGAAGCTTTAAAGCCTTTGCCAAACCTCAAGGACATGGCAAGCTCTTCATATTATTTCCAGGCAATGCAAGCTGACCGCATTGGAGCGAGCCCAAACACAAGAAATGGGCGAATGCAAGGAGCGTTGCTCACCCGCAATGGACAGCAGCAAAGGAGCCTTTCAATACCAAATGGTACTTATGCATCTCCATATCACCATCAGTTTCCCCAACCATCACCAAAACCCAATGGCAAAGCATAG